The Thalassotalea nanhaiensis genome has a window encoding:
- a CDS encoding YjgN family protein, with translation MENNIENRAEDSANHDVKLMATHPVEFKFNGKAGEFFKIWIVNILLSILTLGIYSAWAKVRTNRYFQASTEVDNHSFSYLATPLQILKGRIIAVLLFGSYYVVSMISPIAGMAIMGCLLLAMPWLICASLRFKMRMTSYRNVRFDFTGKYGEAFLNFLVFPIISVFTLYLLFPYALKRMDQFIVNHTRYGDRQFKAELCTTTYYMTSIVTAVMGIAIFGLFALVIGMSATDMQADAAEGMQWMTIVIFAVYVLVFSFIQAFYITQIRNHIFASTELEDVATFKSNFTFTSLAVIQLTNMLALLCTLGLAFPWVKIRMMNYMVDRTEVHMNDNKEQVLDIISENNSAISEEVAEVFDVDVALV, from the coding sequence ATGGAAAATAACATAGAAAACCGCGCTGAAGATTCAGCCAATCATGACGTTAAGTTAATGGCCACACACCCCGTAGAATTTAAATTTAACGGTAAAGCGGGCGAATTTTTTAAGATTTGGATAGTGAATATATTACTGTCGATTCTTACCTTAGGTATTTACTCTGCATGGGCAAAAGTAAGAACAAACCGATACTTTCAAGCGAGTACCGAAGTCGATAATCATAGCTTTTCTTATCTAGCCACACCGTTACAAATTTTAAAAGGTCGAATTATCGCAGTACTACTGTTTGGTAGTTATTATGTTGTGTCGATGATATCTCCTATTGCAGGAATGGCTATTATGGGATGTTTACTGCTCGCTATGCCTTGGCTAATTTGTGCAAGTTTGCGGTTTAAAATGCGCATGACCAGCTATCGAAATGTGCGTTTTGATTTTACTGGTAAATATGGAGAGGCATTTTTAAACTTTTTAGTTTTTCCTATCATTAGTGTGTTTACCCTTTACTTATTATTTCCTTATGCGTTAAAGCGCATGGACCAATTTATCGTGAATCATACTCGTTATGGCGATCGCCAATTTAAAGCGGAGCTTTGTACCACCACTTATTATATGACGAGTATCGTTACTGCAGTTATGGGAATTGCCATCTTTGGTTTATTTGCTCTTGTTATTGGAATGTCTGCTACTGATATGCAGGCTGATGCTGCTGAAGGTATGCAATGGATGACTATAGTAATATTTGCAGTTTATGTTCTGGTGTTTAGCTTTATTCAAGCATTTTATATAACGCAAATTCGCAATCATATATTTGCTTCTACAGAGCTTGAAGATGTTGCGACCTTTAAATCGAATTTTACCTTTACCAGTCTGGCGGTTATTCAGCTAACTAATATGTTGGCGTTGTTGTGTACACTAGGCTTGGCATTTCCATGGGTTAAAATTAGGATGATGAACTATATGGTTGATCGTACTGAAGTTCATATGAACGATAATAAAGAACAGGTACTTGATATTATCAGTGAAAACAACTCTGCAATATCTGAAGAAGTAGCGGAAGTATTTGATGTGGATGTAGCGTTAGTTTAA
- a CDS encoding M48 family metallopeptidase, with product MTDLAKYYFAGNNSAREVYVSIENGRISIACPNSEDVLLNQNINSCKVSSALGSVPCEVNFPDGDLLILPADHPMVTILRGQLPKSNYILHLFEQSRVFWLIALLLVPVSFYLLVNYIIPSMAEAVAKQVPHSIKVDIDDEVLSIYDGVMFEVSDLELSQQEEIKTQWQHLLKDLRLDHGAYSLQFRKGESIGANAFALPGGTVVVTDELVLLFKDKPEAIAAILLHEIGHVELNHSMKILAESVGTTLLMTYFFGDLEGLVEIFSGTAVTLLQNTYSRDLESEADDFAVAKLSLIGQSPQAFADAMRGLTGKSEKQHALLKYFSSHPDIKQRINKAEKAAEGF from the coding sequence ATGACTGATTTAGCTAAGTACTATTTCGCGGGCAATAATAGTGCCCGCGAAGTATATGTTTCGATTGAAAATGGTCGCATTAGCATTGCTTGCCCAAACTCTGAAGATGTTTTACTTAATCAAAACATTAACTCGTGTAAGGTCAGTTCTGCATTGGGCTCAGTCCCTTGTGAAGTAAACTTCCCTGATGGTGATTTGTTAATACTTCCAGCCGATCACCCTATGGTTACTATATTACGTGGCCAACTTCCAAAAAGTAATTACATTTTACATCTGTTCGAGCAAAGTAGGGTATTTTGGTTAATTGCCCTGTTGCTGGTACCGGTTAGTTTTTATTTATTGGTCAATTATATTATTCCTTCTATGGCTGAAGCTGTGGCTAAACAGGTACCGCATTCAATTAAAGTTGACATAGATGATGAAGTGTTAAGTATCTATGATGGGGTGATGTTTGAAGTCAGTGACTTAGAGCTTTCTCAGCAAGAAGAAATAAAAACTCAGTGGCAACATTTGCTTAAAGATTTAAGGTTAGACCATGGCGCTTATTCGTTACAGTTTCGTAAAGGTGAAAGCATTGGTGCTAATGCGTTTGCACTGCCTGGTGGTACGGTGGTTGTTACGGACGAGTTAGTACTCCTATTTAAAGACAAGCCAGAAGCGATTGCTGCAATATTACTGCATGAAATTGGCCATGTTGAGCTTAATCACAGTATGAAAATTCTTGCTGAATCAGTAGGAACCACCTTGTTGATGACTTATTTTTTTGGTGATTTGGAAGGCCTGGTAGAAATATTTTCTGGAACAGCAGTAACATTACTACAAAATACTTATTCAAGAGATTTAGAAAGTGAAGCAGATGATTTTGCCGTTGCTAAATTATCCCTTATAGGGCAGTCGCCACAAGCGTTTGCTGATGCAATGCGGGGATTGACTGGAAAATCAGAAAAGCAGCATGCATTACTAAAGTATTTTAGTTCTCACCCTGATATTAAACAACGTATAAATAAAGCAGAAAAGGCAGCTGAAGGCTTCTAA
- the rarD gene encoding EamA family transporter RarD — translation MTQVNENNSGVLNALAAYSMWGLAPLYFKLLEHVSAPEILVHRIIWSFVLLVIIVLAMGNWRKVQRILVNPKMLAWLLLTSVVLGANWLIFIWAINNYFILEASLGYFINPLFSVALGMLFLGERLRKWQKIAVVFALCGVIIQLISIGSIPVIALGLAGTFGIYGLFRKKLMVESVPGLLIESALMLPLAIIYWLLFMDTPTSNMLVNDTSLNITLIAAGLVTTAPLICFTAAAKRLSLATLGFFQYLGPTIMFILAIALFKEQLIFEKLLTFVFIWFAIAIYSWDSIRKIKHSKE, via the coding sequence ATGACGCAAGTAAATGAAAATAACAGTGGTGTATTAAACGCACTTGCGGCTTATTCTATGTGGGGACTTGCTCCACTATATTTCAAATTACTTGAGCACGTATCCGCTCCTGAAATATTAGTACACCGTATAATTTGGTCCTTTGTCCTTCTTGTTATCATTGTATTAGCCATGGGAAATTGGCGAAAAGTGCAACGCATACTGGTTAATCCTAAAATGCTCGCCTGGTTGCTGTTAACTTCGGTAGTCCTTGGGGCCAATTGGCTGATATTTATTTGGGCAATCAACAATTACTTTATATTAGAGGCGAGCTTAGGGTATTTTATTAACCCGCTGTTTTCTGTCGCCTTAGGTATGTTATTTCTAGGTGAACGATTACGAAAATGGCAGAAAATTGCGGTAGTTTTCGCCTTGTGTGGCGTGATTATTCAATTAATTAGTATTGGCAGCATACCGGTTATTGCTCTTGGTCTTGCTGGTACTTTTGGTATCTATGGTCTATTTCGCAAAAAGTTAATGGTTGAATCAGTACCAGGGTTATTAATCGAGTCAGCGTTAATGCTGCCGTTAGCAATTATTTATTGGTTGCTATTTATGGATACACCAACAAGCAATATGCTGGTAAATGATACTTCACTAAACATCACTTTGATTGCTGCCGGCTTAGTGACTACCGCACCGTTAATTTGCTTTACCGCGGCCGCAAAAAGACTATCGTTGGCAACGTTAGGGTTCTTCCAATACCTTGGCCCAACAATAATGTTTATCTTGGCAATTGCTTTATTTAAAGAGCAACTTATTTTTGAAAAGCTGCTTACTTTTGTATTTATCTGGTTTGCAATTGCAATTTACAGCTGGGATTCTATTCGTAAAATTAAACATTCAAAAGAATAA
- a CDS encoding thioesterase family protein has translation MEKQIIFEQVIDMWNKHIAFNSLLGFTVTKMEEEYAEIKFEWQDKLMGNPVQKILHGGVTASVLDMVGGVVISANMISRINNPDKQKVAEKLGKFCTIDLRTDFLRPGRGESFVATARIIRHGSKVAVARMELHNEKGEHIAFGTGTYMV, from the coding sequence ATGGAAAAACAAATTATTTTCGAACAAGTAATCGACATGTGGAACAAACACATTGCCTTCAATTCATTACTTGGTTTCACGGTCACTAAAATGGAAGAAGAGTACGCTGAAATTAAGTTTGAATGGCAAGATAAGTTAATGGGGAATCCTGTTCAAAAAATTCTTCATGGAGGCGTTACCGCTTCTGTTTTAGATATGGTTGGCGGCGTGGTTATATCTGCCAATATGATCAGTCGCATCAACAATCCTGATAAACAAAAAGTTGCCGAAAAATTAGGTAAATTCTGTACCATTGATTTGCGCACAGACTTTCTTCGCCCGGGTAGAGGTGAATCATTTGTCGCTACTGCTCGTATCATCCGTCATGGCAGCAAAGTGGCTGTTGCGCGCATGGAGTTACACAATGAAAAAGGTGAACATATTGCCTTTGGTACCGGTACCTATATGGTGTAA